From a single Intestinibaculum porci genomic region:
- a CDS encoding Na/Pi cotransporter family protein, translating into MSIFNIVNLLGGLGLFLFGMNYMSEGINQVAGSKMKDLLEKLTRNKFKGFLLGLFVTCIIQSSSATTVMCMGFLNAGIMDLAQATGVILGAHIGTTITAVLIAIDVSAISTLCIFIGACLVLFAKKPTKVYVGEIILGFGILFFGLKYMSGDQAMGVLKTNAAFKHFITTANNPIIGLVVGTLMCSVLQSSSASIGVLQVLALQGLMPMDFAIYLIIGVNVGSAMPLFLSSIGAKTGARRAAIVYFVFDVVGMLIFTPIALLTPYTSWITSLTANGSVQVAIGHIIFKVVTALVLLPFVNQIVAFASRVIPAREHESNLRFMYIDTKLSDNTSIAAQVEQEVTRMINAVRQNFVDACEAFLTKDVSKAPQIREREELIDWLNENITNFMITINARPLPNESAAYVGRLFHVLIDLERIGDHAVNILEKTETTINDHLDFSDYSSEEFRALYDNVIILFDESVKSLRKDKIFEEEKKGLLNLRNFIRDLNEDALDNHIERLREHKCHTESGVIFTKLLQDLERTGDHAYNISKAGRDDRVLMNNRYIS; encoded by the coding sequence ATGAGTATTTTTAATATCGTCAACCTGCTTGGCGGGCTGGGACTTTTCCTTTTCGGGATGAACTACATGTCCGAAGGGATCAACCAGGTGGCCGGCAGTAAGATGAAGGATCTGCTTGAAAAACTGACCAGAAACAAATTCAAGGGATTCTTGCTCGGTTTATTCGTGACGTGTATTATTCAGTCATCCTCAGCGACGACAGTTATGTGTATGGGGTTCCTCAATGCGGGCATCATGGACTTGGCGCAGGCCACCGGGGTTATTCTCGGCGCTCACATTGGTACGACTATCACCGCTGTCTTAATTGCCATTGATGTTTCGGCCATCTCGACGCTGTGTATTTTCATTGGTGCCTGTTTAGTATTGTTTGCGAAAAAGCCGACAAAAGTGTATGTCGGGGAAATTATTCTCGGTTTCGGTATTTTATTCTTCGGTTTAAAATACATGTCAGGGGATCAGGCAATGGGTGTCTTAAAAACCAATGCGGCTTTTAAACACTTTATCACCACCGCGAACAACCCAATTATCGGTTTAGTGGTAGGGACTTTGATGTGTTCTGTCTTACAGTCATCTAGTGCTTCCATTGGGGTTTTACAGGTGCTCGCGTTACAGGGCTTAATGCCAATGGACTTTGCCATCTATTTAATTATCGGTGTCAATGTTGGTAGTGCGATGCCATTATTCTTATCTTCGATTGGTGCCAAAACCGGGGCGCGTCGCGCGGCGATTGTTTACTTCGTCTTTGACGTGGTCGGGATGCTGATCTTTACGCCAATTGCGTTATTAACGCCATATACGTCTTGGATCACATCATTGACAGCTAATGGCTCGGTTCAGGTCGCGATTGGTCATATTATTTTCAAGGTTGTCACAGCGCTTGTCTTATTACCATTCGTTAATCAGATCGTGGCCTTCGCATCACGGGTTATTCCAGCACGTGAACACGAATCAAACTTACGTTTCATGTATATCGATACCAAATTATCTGATAATACATCGATTGCTGCGCAGGTAGAACAGGAAGTGACCCGTATGATCAATGCGGTGCGTCAGAACTTCGTCGATGCCTGTGAAGCGTTCTTAACGAAAGATGTGTCAAAAGCACCGCAGATTCGTGAACGGGAAGAGCTGATTGACTGGCTCAACGAGAATATTACCAACTTTATGATCACCATCAATGCCCGTCCATTGCCAAATGAAAGCGCGGCTTATGTCGGACGACTCTTCCATGTCTTAATTGACTTAGAACGTATTGGTGACCATGCGGTCAATATTCTGGAAAAAACGGAAACAACGATTAACGATCATCTCGATTTTTCAGACTACTCGTCAGAAGAATTCAGAGCGCTTTATGACAATGTCATCATTTTGTTTGATGAATCGGTCAAATCTCTTCGTAAAGATAAGATCTTCGAAGAAGAAAAGAAAGGCTTACTGAATTTACGAAACTTCATTCGTGATTTAAATGAAGATGCATTAGACAATCACATTGAACGATTAAGAGAACATAAGTGTCATACCGAATCCGGTGTCATCTTTACTAAGTTATTACAGGACTTAGAAAGAACTGGTGACCATGCTTACAATATTTCAAAAGCTGGTCGCGATGACCGTGTCCTCATGAACAATCGTTACATTTCCTAA
- a CDS encoding MATE family efflux transporter: protein MKEYLRYISSNIMAMIGISLYVLADTYFIALGVGSQGLTALNLALPFFNVMSATGFMCGVGGSTRYALFRESETRKANTIYSTTVLFGIILGIIMIVIGQLFHDQLAYLVGARGRILTMTSTYIQTVTMFAPAFILNYTTENFIKNDQAPGLAMSASLIGNFANIVLDYILIFPMHMGMRGAALATGMAPLISLTLYGTYMVKKKGTLKIVKGYLYQEIKHIFLLGFPAFFNELANGLIILVFNALLLHYSGSLAVAAYGIVTNVSIIIICIYNGLAHGSQPLWSRYFARQDAHQYRAITRYAYRSLAVMAIFLYLVIYAFTGVIVAAFNSQQVASLTTLSITGMHLYFIGIFFMGFNILTIMYLITQQKSSPAHIISLGKGLFLVLPVAFVMAFLFKVPGIFLAMPITEGIMSLYSLYQIRKKTKIRT from the coding sequence ATGAAAGAATACTTACGTTACATTTCATCTAATATTATGGCTATGATTGGCATTTCTTTATATGTCTTAGCCGATACTTATTTTATCGCCTTAGGTGTAGGCTCGCAGGGGTTAACCGCCCTCAATCTGGCGTTGCCGTTTTTCAATGTCATGAGTGCAACCGGCTTTATGTGCGGAGTCGGCGGCAGCACCCGCTACGCGCTCTTTCGCGAAAGTGAAACCCGCAAAGCCAATACCATTTATTCCACGACGGTCCTCTTTGGGATTATCTTAGGCATCATAATGATCGTGATCGGGCAGCTGTTTCATGATCAGCTGGCGTATTTAGTTGGGGCGAGAGGCCGCATTCTGACAATGACATCAACTTACATTCAAACCGTTACAATGTTTGCCCCAGCTTTTATTCTTAACTATACTACTGAGAACTTTATCAAAAATGATCAGGCCCCTGGCTTAGCGATGAGCGCGAGTCTGATTGGCAACTTCGCCAATATCGTTTTAGATTATATCCTGATCTTTCCGATGCATATGGGGATGCGTGGAGCAGCGTTGGCGACGGGCATGGCACCATTAATTTCTTTAACCCTTTATGGCACTTATATGGTGAAAAAAAAGGGAACCTTAAAGATTGTCAAAGGTTATTTGTATCAGGAAATCAAACATATCTTCCTATTAGGCTTTCCTGCTTTCTTTAATGAATTAGCCAATGGCTTAATTATCTTAGTCTTTAATGCTTTACTCTTACATTACAGCGGGAGCTTAGCTGTCGCGGCCTATGGCATCGTCACCAATGTCTCAATCATTATTATCTGTATTTATAATGGTCTAGCCCATGGCTCTCAGCCCTTATGGAGTCGTTATTTTGCCCGTCAGGATGCGCATCAATATCGCGCTATAACCCGCTATGCTTATCGCTCTTTAGCGGTGATGGCCATCTTTTTATACCTGGTTATTTACGCTTTTACCGGCGTCATTGTGGCCGCTTTTAACAGCCAGCAGGTCGCCAGTTTGACGACTTTAAGTATAACAGGCATGCATCTGTATTTTATTGGCATTTTCTTTATGGGTTTCAATATCCTCACGATCATGTATCTTATTACTCAGCAGAAAAGCTCTCCAGCTCATATCATTTCTTTAGGAAAGGGGTTATTCCTCGTTTTACCGGTTGCTTTTGTCATGGCATTTCTTTTCAAAGTGCCGGGAATCTTTTTAGCGATGCCCATCACAGAAGGTATAATGAGTCTCTATAGTTTGTATCAAATCAGGAAAAAAACAAAAATAAGAACCTAA
- a CDS encoding GNAT family N-acetyltransferase, with amino-acid sequence MDLSQKAYINMIEEISLNAWPSHKIELYDGWLLRFSHNYTHRTNSVSQVGVSHIDVEDKITYCEQVYEMWHTPVIFKISPLIDPSFDELLAKKGYEIEHITENLVMDLQDFRPFPVEHVEYEFYGRNSNLPSIVSYPGNIIVQLRDRITDDWMHGLFNLNGTTNPTLRRIVPSMYHAIPKETIVASIEIDGRMVASGLGILDRDHVGVYAIYVDPSCRKKHFARAIVSTIIAEAQKKGYHHAYLQCVQGNAIARHLYESLGFHHLYNYWFRVKKMY; translated from the coding sequence ATGGATTTAAGTCAAAAAGCCTATATCAATATGATTGAAGAGATTTCTCTTAATGCCTGGCCGTCTCATAAGATTGAACTCTATGATGGCTGGCTCTTACGTTTTTCACATAACTATACCCATCGTACCAATTCCGTTTCTCAGGTTGGTGTTTCCCATATTGATGTGGAAGATAAAATTACCTACTGTGAACAGGTGTATGAGATGTGGCATACGCCGGTGATCTTTAAGATCAGTCCGCTCATTGATCCGTCTTTTGATGAACTCTTAGCGAAAAAAGGCTATGAAATTGAACATATCACCGAAAACCTCGTCATGGATTTACAGGATTTCCGTCCTTTTCCCGTGGAACATGTAGAATATGAATTTTATGGCCGTAATTCCAATTTGCCATCGATTGTCTCTTATCCGGGTAATATTATTGTCCAGCTGCGCGATCGGATCACTGATGACTGGATGCATGGACTCTTTAACTTAAACGGTACCACCAATCCGACATTACGTCGTATTGTCCCTTCGATGTACCATGCGATTCCGAAAGAAACGATCGTTGCCAGCATCGAAATTGATGGCCGGATGGTCGCGAGCGGTCTAGGTATTTTGGATCGTGATCATGTCGGTGTTTATGCGATCTATGTTGATCCCTCATGTCGTAAAAAGCATTTTGCCCGCGCGATCGTATCTACGATTATTGCGGAAGCGCAAAAGAAGGGCTATCATCATGCCTATCTTCAATGCGTTCAAGGCAATGCCATCGCTCGTCATCTCTATGAATCCTTAGGCTTTCATCATTTATATAATTACTGGTTCCGAGTCAAAAAAATGTATTAA
- a CDS encoding hemerythrin domain-containing protein, with the protein MEAISIMMEDHRNIRRMTSVMNRIITSIRNTKEVNEQDLRDVVDFCRGYADEHHHAKEEKILFPELLKIDFDNFDGMINHVMLVEHDEGRKHATGIETNLNKYLETQDEKYLSGIIIELSYYIQTLNEHTEKEDECLYVFAENALPASSKEYVDALTKEKQQADIDAKIVEHYLTILERLEKTYA; encoded by the coding sequence ATGGAAGCTATTTCAATTATGATGGAAGACCATCGCAATATACGTCGTATGACGAGCGTGATGAATAGAATCATCACTTCAATTCGCAATACTAAAGAAGTTAATGAACAGGATTTAAGAGATGTCGTTGATTTCTGTCGCGGTTATGCTGATGAACATCACCATGCAAAAGAAGAAAAGATCTTATTCCCAGAATTATTAAAAATTGATTTCGATAACTTTGATGGCATGATCAATCATGTCATGCTTGTCGAACATGATGAAGGCCGTAAACATGCCACCGGGATTGAAACGAACCTTAATAAGTATTTAGAAACCCAGGATGAAAAATACTTAAGCGGGATTATCATTGAACTTTCTTACTATATTCAGACATTAAACGAACATACCGAAAAAGAAGATGAATGTTTATATGTTTTTGCGGAAAATGCTTTACCAGCATCCAGCAAAGAATACGTTGATGCCTTAACGAAAGAAAAACAGCAGGCGGATATCGATGCGAAAATCGTTGAACATTATTTAACAATATTAGAAAGATTAGAGAAAACTTACGCTTAA
- the larC gene encoding nickel pincer cofactor biosynthesis protein LarC, translating to MKSLYFDCAMGATGELLDASLLELFDDRTQILATINEKIAPFAVIQANNIVTAGINGTTIAVDVNPEERNHHVHLSEIYDLVQSLDFEEHILEQTCEVISLITDAQARLSQSDAHELAFNKAAILYTIAESVSAFYMIAQLAPSHIFSSAIATGYGVQGHFPVPAPVTAYILTDVPIQSGRIEGELTSFTGAAILKACVEDYGPMPLTIVKRIGYGIRDKDGEIYTCLRSLFGEIVNQEDSIMISAHIENMTDDSIGVMMKSLYDHGAKAISTYTTQETQPYFTIRVVGKEKIKDHLIEDLFSHSLTNTVYENKAYIRIAHHRADLLLDHTAPLHNRKKTI from the coding sequence ATGAAATCATTATATTTTGATTGTGCGATGGGTGCAACCGGAGAACTGCTTGATGCCTCATTACTAGAACTTTTTGATGATCGCACACAGATTCTTGCCACGATCAATGAAAAGATTGCGCCTTTTGCAGTGATCCAGGCCAATAATATTGTCACCGCTGGGATCAATGGCACAACCATCGCTGTGGATGTCAATCCAGAAGAGCGGAATCACCACGTTCATTTAAGTGAGATCTATGATCTGGTGCAGTCACTTGATTTTGAAGAACATATCTTAGAACAAACCTGTGAAGTGATCAGTCTGATCACGGATGCCCAGGCGCGTCTGAGTCAAAGTGATGCTCATGAGTTAGCTTTTAATAAAGCTGCCATCCTTTATACCATCGCCGAAAGCGTCAGTGCTTTTTATATGATCGCACAGTTAGCGCCGTCCCATATCTTTTCCTCAGCGATTGCGACTGGCTATGGCGTGCAGGGGCATTTCCCCGTACCGGCGCCCGTTACGGCCTATATTCTGACCGATGTACCGATTCAAAGCGGCCGCATTGAAGGGGAACTGACCAGCTTTACCGGCGCGGCTATTTTGAAAGCCTGCGTGGAAGACTATGGCCCAATGCCGTTAACGATTGTCAAACGCATCGGCTACGGCATTCGTGATAAAGATGGGGAGATCTATACCTGCTTACGTTCGCTCTTTGGCGAGATAGTCAATCAGGAAGATTCGATTATGATTTCTGCTCATATTGAGAATATGACCGATGATTCTATTGGCGTAATGATGAAATCACTCTATGACCATGGCGCCAAAGCGATCTCTACGTATACGACGCAAGAGACGCAGCCTTATTTCACAATTCGTGTGGTCGGTAAAGAAAAAATCAAAGATCATTTGATTGAAGATCTCTTCTCACATTCTTTAACCAATACGGTTTATGAAAATAAAGCGTATATCCGGATTGCCCATCACCGAGCGGATCTTTTACTCGACCATACAGCGCCTTTGCACAATCGCAAAAAAACCATTTAA
- a CDS encoding DMT family transporter — MERKGMFYSIASAVIFGFMPLLTKVAYQGGANAVTAASSRYLMGSLILLIILKITKTRLKITKEEGKALLRLSIFMALTPLLLYSSYQYIDSGLSTTLHFTYPVFVILLSLILYKNKMRHKQSLATLLCMSGILCLYNPSGQISLFGMAIALASGLAYAFYILFLGRSHLDRLPTLTTAFYITLLSGLELLIFALLTGTFVYRLTPTAYVAEAALGLLMSVIALTFFQKGVFLCGDVKASLLSTFEPITSTFVGMLFLGERLTPLAYVGMVCILISTIILVLPDRLRVREA; from the coding sequence ATGGAAAGAAAAGGAATGTTTTACAGTATCGCTTCAGCGGTTATCTTTGGCTTTATGCCATTACTGACAAAAGTGGCTTATCAGGGCGGGGCTAATGCCGTCACGGCGGCGAGCAGTCGCTACTTGATGGGGTCACTTATTTTGTTAATCATTTTAAAAATCACGAAAACCCGTCTTAAGATTACCAAAGAAGAGGGGAAGGCGCTCTTACGATTATCAATTTTCATGGCTTTAACACCATTGCTGCTATATAGTTCTTATCAATATATTGATTCCGGGTTATCAACAACTTTACACTTTACCTATCCGGTCTTTGTGATTTTACTTTCCTTGATTCTTTATAAAAACAAAATGCGTCATAAACAATCTTTAGCCACATTATTATGTATGAGCGGGATCCTTTGTTTGTATAATCCATCAGGACAGATCAGTCTTTTTGGAATGGCTATCGCTTTAGCTTCCGGCTTAGCTTATGCCTTTTATATCTTATTTTTAGGACGCTCCCATTTAGATCGTTTACCAACCTTAACAACAGCCTTTTATATTACCTTATTATCAGGCCTAGAATTACTTATCTTCGCCTTATTAACCGGCACTTTTGTCTATCGCTTAACGCCAACAGCTTACGTTGCGGAAGCGGCTTTAGGCCTTTTAATGAGCGTGATTGCCTTAACTTTCTTTCAAAAAGGAGTTTTCTTATGCGGTGATGTCAAAGCCTCCCTCTTAAGTACTTTTGAACCTATTACCTCAACCTTTGTCGGGATGCTTTTCTTAGGGGAAAGATTAACACCGCTCGCTTATGTGGGCATGGTCTGTATCCTTATTTCCACCATTATTCTGGTATTACCAGATCGCCTGCGTGTGCGAGAGGCTTAA
- a CDS encoding bifunctional diguanylate cyclase/phosphodiesterase — protein MGSKISQKLHQLNNQEIIEIVNKRNRYYLNLIVKIGLAYAVLLLLIQIIIMGNHVAWYYYGNIVLFVIFNIIDHFIDHDSSHALKWLYLFITIAFIYAILMGSFWDSSHIASTFFVYIVFLPTFMIDEPSMHIAGTLLWTIIFVFFSYFAKMPDHPQLFKMDLQGAIMFGFTSLMVNQFILIDRLKAIKQDLVVKTASERDPLTLVANRHGLKHYEKQYFYEDLIVSFFDIDDYKLLCDYYGHGLGDHMLVTFVESIETEFPKKDIYRYGDDEFIVIVKEKDPEVFEKRIQVVRDQLKALLLARKSKIMPSFCVGYVYGRANDSRTFKQMVRHAHVRLTEAKLNGRGEVAGSPLDISSSREEKIIRELRNQYNESTHDAMTGVYNLSAFRVEANLLPDHIKDHNSVLYFNIDGLKTYNESYGYHVGDQLIKSLADSIDQHFSKKLICRLGEDHFVALVENEEIEKGIKQVHEDLLHVNPECRVYISVGIYPFHAQDNIISACDRAKMACDLIRNNYDRYYQYYEDALSDQSQFRNYILTHIERAAYNQDLQVYYQGVVDTNTKLPCGAEALIRWQDPQYGMIYPNKFIPVLEKANLIHIVDLFVIKQVCKDYAQAQNEHKPFYPVSVNLSRQDFFIPHFYDDIIALVKTYHVPLKMLNLEVTERMMSSHNKVIFDTLHKLQDYGFEIWMDDFGSEYSSLNMMSQFHFDVIKLDMNFMRNFKSGNHSRNIISSIVALTKTMGGKTLSEGVEEEGQYAFLKSIGCDMIQGYYFFKPQPKNVFFKGGNTI, from the coding sequence ATGGGAAGTAAAATAAGTCAAAAATTACATCAGCTGAATAATCAGGAAATCATAGAGATCGTTAATAAGCGCAATCGCTATTATCTGAATTTAATTGTGAAAATAGGATTGGCTTATGCAGTATTATTACTGCTTATACAGATTATTATTATGGGGAATCATGTAGCCTGGTATTATTATGGCAATATCGTTTTATTTGTTATTTTTAATATTATTGATCATTTTATTGATCATGATTCATCCCATGCCCTCAAATGGCTTTATCTGTTTATTACCATCGCTTTTATTTATGCTATTCTGATGGGGAGTTTTTGGGATTCTTCACATATTGCATCAACTTTTTTCGTGTATATAGTTTTTTTACCAACCTTTATGATTGATGAACCGTCTATGCATATTGCCGGTACGCTGCTTTGGACCATTATTTTTGTGTTTTTCAGCTATTTCGCGAAAATGCCTGACCATCCACAACTCTTTAAAATGGATCTGCAAGGGGCAATTATGTTTGGCTTTACTTCATTAATGGTTAATCAGTTTATTTTAATTGACCGTTTAAAAGCCATTAAACAGGATTTAGTTGTCAAAACAGCGAGTGAGCGTGATCCGCTCACCCTGGTTGCCAATCGCCATGGCTTGAAACATTATGAGAAACAATATTTCTATGAAGATCTGATTGTTAGTTTCTTTGATATTGATGATTATAAATTGCTATGTGATTACTATGGTCATGGTTTAGGGGACCATATGCTTGTCACTTTTGTCGAAAGCATTGAAACGGAATTTCCCAAAAAAGATATTTATCGTTATGGTGATGATGAATTCATCGTCATTGTGAAAGAGAAAGATCCAGAAGTTTTTGAAAAACGCATTCAAGTGGTAAGAGATCAGCTCAAAGCATTATTATTAGCACGTAAAAGTAAAATCATGCCCTCTTTCTGCGTTGGCTATGTTTATGGGCGGGCTAACGATTCTCGCACTTTTAAGCAAATGGTGCGTCATGCGCATGTCCGTTTAACCGAAGCGAAACTTAATGGTCGCGGGGAAGTGGCTGGTTCACCGTTAGACATTTCCAGCAGCCGTGAAGAAAAGATCATTCGTGAACTGCGTAATCAGTATAATGAGTCCACTCATGATGCCATGACGGGGGTCTATAACTTAAGCGCCTTCCGTGTTGAAGCTAATCTTTTACCTGATCATATCAAAGATCATAACAGTGTCCTGTATTTCAATATTGATGGTCTGAAAACATATAATGAATCGTATGGCTATCATGTTGGTGATCAGCTCATTAAAAGCTTAGCTGATAGTATTGACCAACATTTTTCGAAAAAACTAATCTGCCGTTTAGGCGAAGACCACTTTGTGGCTTTAGTAGAAAATGAAGAAATAGAAAAAGGGATCAAACAGGTCCATGAGGATCTGTTACATGTCAATCCGGAATGTCGGGTGTATATTTCGGTTGGTATTTATCCTTTCCATGCTCAGGATAATATTATTTCAGCCTGCGATCGTGCCAAGATGGCCTGTGATCTGATTCGCAATAACTATGATCGCTATTATCAGTACTATGAAGATGCGTTATCTGATCAGTCACAGTTTAGAAACTATATCTTAACCCACATCGAACGGGCAGCGTATAATCAGGACTTACAGGTTTATTACCAAGGTGTTGTGGATACCAATACCAAGCTGCCATGCGGAGCTGAAGCGCTCATTCGCTGGCAGGATCCGCAGTATGGGATGATTTATCCTAATAAGTTTATTCCTGTTTTAGAAAAAGCCAATCTGATTCATATCGTTGACTTATTTGTCATTAAACAGGTATGCAAGGATTATGCCCAGGCGCAAAACGAACACAAACCGTTTTATCCAGTTTCCGTAAACTTATCGCGCCAGGATTTCTTTATTCCACATTTTTATGATGATATAATCGCGCTGGTGAAAACCTATCATGTGCCTTTAAAAATGTTAAATCTGGAAGTGACGGAACGGATGATGTCTTCTCATAATAAGGTCATCTTCGATACTTTACATAAGCTGCAGGATTACGGCTTTGAAATTTGGATGGATGATTTTGGCAGTGAATACTCTTCTTTGAACATGATGTCACAGTTCCACTTTGATGTCATTAAGTTAGATATGAACTTTATGCGTAATTTCAAAAGCGGTAATCATTCTCGGAATATTATTTCTTCGATTGTGGCCTTAACGAAAACGATGGGCGGCAAGACCTTATCGGAAGGCGTTGAAGAAGAGGGCCAGTACGCCTTTCTCAAAAGTATCGGCTGTGATATGATTCAGGGCTATTATTTCTTTAAACCACAACCTAAAAATGTCTTTTTTAAAGGAGGCAACACAATATGA
- a CDS encoding PPK2 family polyphosphate kinase — MKVKELLRSEEVVKIECNYRPYKFYGILQAHFDELPTDARKEHLDKEIVIARSPDKLKEMAKLQEKLYADGREGLIIIFQSIDAGGKDSTIKHVIGGMNPAGVYVYSFKQPSLEELSHDYLWRFHKVLPKRGEIAIFNRSYYEDVLTVQLHHLEKGYRLPKRISELNEEDFFTKRYQQINSYEKYLYQNGYRVIKIFLHVSKEEQKKRFMDRLTHEEKHWKFSPDDLKERAHFEEYMALCEEVINQTATKHAPWYVIPADDKWYTRYLVSEIIVDTLKACHPRFPEASDEITVHLDEYKRELNEE; from the coding sequence ATGAAAGTGAAAGAACTCTTGCGAAGTGAAGAAGTCGTCAAGATTGAATGTAATTATCGGCCTTATAAGTTTTATGGTATCTTACAGGCGCATTTTGATGAACTGCCAACTGATGCTCGTAAAGAACATTTAGACAAAGAGATCGTGATTGCACGTTCTCCTGATAAACTTAAAGAAATGGCGAAACTGCAGGAAAAACTCTACGCTGATGGGCGGGAGGGACTGATTATTATTTTTCAGTCAATCGATGCTGGCGGAAAAGATTCCACGATCAAACATGTGATTGGCGGAATGAATCCTGCGGGGGTTTATGTTTATAGCTTTAAACAGCCAAGTTTAGAAGAGTTATCGCATGATTATTTATGGCGTTTTCATAAAGTGTTACCAAAACGCGGGGAGATTGCGATCTTCAATCGCTCTTATTATGAAGATGTCTTAACGGTGCAGCTGCATCACTTAGAAAAAGGCTATCGTCTGCCGAAACGCATCAGCGAACTCAATGAAGAAGACTTCTTTACCAAACGTTATCAGCAGATCAATAGTTATGAGAAATATCTTTACCAAAACGGTTATCGCGTCATTAAAATCTTCCTTCATGTCTCCAAAGAGGAACAGAAGAAACGCTTTATGGATCGTCTCACTCATGAAGAGAAACACTGGAAGTTCTCTCCTGATGATCTCAAAGAACGGGCGCATTTTGAGGAATACATGGCCTTATGTGAAGAGGTGATCAATCAGACCGCTACCAAGCATGCACCATGGTATGTCATTCCCGCTGATGATAAGTGGTATACCCGCTATTTAGTGAGTGAAATTATCGTTGATACCTTAAAAGCCTGTCATCCCCGTTTCCCGGAAGCCAGTGATGAGATCACGGTACATTTAGATGAATACAAACGTGAATTAAACGAAGAATAG
- a CDS encoding NADP-dependent isocitrate dehydrogenase, giving the protein MAKIQMTTPIVEMDGDEMTRVLWKMIKDELILPFVDLKSEYYDLGLPHRDEINDQVTIDAAMANKKYGVSVKCATITPNAQRVEEYHLKQMWKSPNGTIRAILDGTVFRAPIMIDPISPVVKNWKAPITIARHAYGDVYKSTEIKVPGPGKATLKFVGEDGQEIENEIFTFEGPGVLQGQYNKDDSIASFARSCFNYALDKKQDLWFGAKDTISKTYDHRFKDIFAQIYEKEYKDKFEAAGITYFYSLIDDIVARVIRSEGGFIWACKNYDGDVMSDMVSTAFGSLAMMTSVLVSPEGNYEYEAAHGTVTRHYYRYLKGEKTSTNPMATIFAWAGALSKRGEKDGLPDLVDFGKKLEQASLDTLNSGIMTKDLVRLATGVEVKEVDSEGFIKAIREHLEALLAK; this is encoded by the coding sequence ATGGCAAAGATTCAAATGACTACACCAATCGTCGAAATGGACGGCGATGAAATGACAAGAGTATTATGGAAGATGATTAAAGATGAACTCATCTTACCATTTGTGGATTTAAAATCCGAATATTATGATTTAGGCTTACCGCATCGTGATGAAATCAATGATCAGGTTACTATTGATGCTGCGATGGCTAATAAGAAATATGGCGTATCAGTAAAATGTGCAACGATTACGCCTAATGCTCAGCGTGTTGAAGAATATCACTTAAAGCAGATGTGGAAGTCTCCTAATGGGACCATCCGTGCCATCTTAGATGGAACGGTCTTCAGAGCCCCAATTATGATTGATCCTATTTCTCCGGTTGTGAAAAACTGGAAAGCACCGATTACCATTGCCCGTCATGCTTATGGCGATGTTTATAAATCAACGGAAATTAAAGTACCAGGTCCGGGCAAAGCCACTTTAAAATTCGTTGGTGAAGATGGACAGGAAATCGAAAATGAAATCTTTACCTTTGAAGGACCAGGGGTCTTACAGGGACAATACAACAAAGATGATTCGATTGCATCCTTTGCCCGCAGCTGTTTTAATTATGCTTTAGATAAAAAGCAGGATTTATGGTTTGGCGCGAAGGATACTATTTCTAAAACTTATGATCATCGTTTCAAAGATATCTTTGCCCAGATCTACGAAAAGGAATATAAAGACAAATTCGAAGCAGCGGGGATCACGTATTTCTATTCCTTAATTGATGATATCGTTGCTCGTGTTATTCGTAGTGAAGGGGGCTTTATTTGGGCCTGCAAGAACTATGATGGCGATGTCATGAGCGATATGGTCTCAACGGCTTTTGGCTCATTAGCGATGATGACATCGGTTTTAGTATCACCAGAAGGTAACTATGAATATGAAGCCGCGCATGGCACAGTAACCCGTCATTACTATCGTTATCTGAAAGGTGAAAAGACTTCGACCAACCCGATGGCTACGATCTTTGCCTGGGCGGGCGCTTTAAGCAAACGTGGGGAAAAAGATGGATTACCTGATTTAGTAGACTTTGGCAAGAAACTTGAACAGGCATCATTAGATACCTTAAATAGCGGTATTATGACTAAAGACTTAGTCCGCTTAGCGACCGGCGTAGAAGTCAAAGAAGTGGATTCGGAAGGCTTTATCAAAGCGATTCGTGAACACTTAGAAGCATTACTTGCAAAATAA